From a region of the Rhipicephalus microplus isolate Deutch F79 chromosome X, USDA_Rmic, whole genome shotgun sequence genome:
- the LOC142776144 gene encoding uncharacterized protein LOC142776144 → MPPPTVGTAKAALPLVNTATPTACASSCSSQGIPAAKEAPSTSSPRGPKVSPPEVKETPGSADMKASSHQAMPQAHNISSQMRARSASEKAMDTTVPLVPKDRRSSLERTKRNKKAITVPGDSPVL, encoded by the coding sequence atgcccccacccacggtgggaacagccaaggctgccctgccactcgtcaACACAGCGACACCCACGGCGTgtgcaagctcttgcagcagccagggtatcccagcagcAAAGGAGGCcccttcgacctctagcccaagaggaccgaaggtttcgccccccgaggtgaaggagaccccagggtcggccgatatgaaggcctcgtctcaccaggcgatgCCCCAAGCCCACAACAtaagctcgcaaatgcgggcacgcagtgcctctgagaaggcaatggacaccacggtacccctggtgccaaaagatcggcgtagctccctggagcgcaccaaaagaaataaaaaggcaATAACGGTGCCCGGCGACAGCCCTGTTCTTTGA